Proteins from a genomic interval of Vreelandella profundi:
- the ydiJ gene encoding D-2-hydroxyglutarate dehydrogenase YdiJ: protein MIAPLDTRSAPFERLGSAYVRFLEALKTRGFEGDIAPDYAHRTVLATDNSIYQRLPQAAVYPKHAEDLERLTKLAAQTTHRSVVLTPRGGGTGTNGQSLTDGIVVDVSRHMNKILEIDTENRRARVQAGVVKDQLNAALKPYGLFFAPELSTSNRATIGGMISTDASGQGSCEYGKTRHHVLELDTVLLGGQHLHSRALTSDEEHSECQQEGALGRVHTTAAAIIDQQRDLIEAKFPPLNRCLTGYDLAHLRDDEGQLNLNSLLCGSEGSLGFLNEAVLNVLPIPKHSTLVNVRYTSFMDALRDAKALMASAARPTSIETVDDTVLQLAMEDFVWDSVAEFFPATGSVPIRGINLIEFNDDDEKALAHRVQLFTDYLSQDPTVERLGFTLAEGRAQIQKVYGMRKRSVGLLGNVQGEKRPIPFVEDTAVPPEHLADFIAEFRAALDARNLTYGMFGHVDAGVLHVRPAIDMKDPEQEKLIRVVSDEVAALTQKYGGLLWGEHGKGVRSEYSPKFFGELYPSLQRVKAAFDPYNQLNPGKIATPLSSANEGVEATATSEPSQLIARERDPELLTIDGVTTRGQLDRTIDERAWQAYDAAVYCNGNGACYNYDVDDPMCPSWKATRDRRHSPKGRASLMREWLRLQSLAGIDVVEESRKKKAEGGWGFIKSFPRRMANSLSRKQHHDYSHDVYDAMAGCLACKSCAGQCPIKVNVPQFRSQFLEVYHGRYLRPLRDYIIGGTEFMLPSLAKAAPLYNAVIGQRWVEKLMGQQLGISDSPALSPSSVKKQLRAWGVAEATPAALAILTEQQRANSVIIVQDAFTTHFEATLVMDIVELLSRLDLRVFVMPFSANGKPLQVQGFLGAFERTAAKQAKRLRTLARFDIPMVGIDPAMTLTYRQEYVKTFGNQAVPDVMMLQEWLVTRLNTLAPSQLTLTDPGFKLLSHCTEKTNAPASPKAWQQVFSAFGLELELMATGCCGMSGTYGHETRNVATSKVIYAQSWQPQVEEKHNAGKLLATGYSCRSQVKRYSSQTLRHPLQALLTLLRSA from the coding sequence ATGATTGCACCCCTGGACACGCGTTCCGCTCCGTTTGAGCGTTTAGGTAGCGCCTATGTACGTTTTCTCGAAGCCCTCAAAACACGCGGCTTTGAAGGCGACATTGCCCCTGATTACGCTCATCGCACGGTACTGGCGACCGACAACTCTATTTACCAGCGCCTGCCTCAGGCGGCGGTTTACCCCAAGCATGCCGAAGATCTAGAGCGCCTGACCAAGCTCGCCGCACAAACGACTCATCGAAGCGTTGTGTTGACGCCACGCGGGGGCGGCACCGGCACTAATGGCCAGTCACTGACCGACGGCATAGTGGTCGATGTCTCGCGCCACATGAATAAGATCCTTGAAATAGATACTGAGAACCGCCGGGCGCGCGTGCAGGCCGGCGTGGTAAAAGACCAGCTCAATGCCGCTCTAAAACCTTACGGACTGTTTTTCGCCCCGGAACTTTCGACCTCCAACCGCGCCACCATCGGCGGCATGATTTCAACGGATGCTAGCGGCCAAGGTAGCTGCGAATACGGCAAAACCCGCCATCACGTGTTGGAACTTGATACCGTTTTACTCGGCGGCCAGCACCTGCACAGCCGCGCGCTAACCTCGGACGAAGAGCACAGCGAATGCCAACAAGAAGGTGCTTTAGGCCGAGTGCATACCACCGCCGCCGCGATTATCGACCAGCAGCGTGATTTGATAGAGGCAAAATTCCCGCCCCTCAACCGCTGCTTAACCGGCTACGACCTTGCCCACCTGCGCGATGACGAAGGCCAGCTCAATCTCAACAGCCTGTTATGTGGCTCGGAAGGTTCGCTGGGCTTTCTGAACGAAGCGGTGCTGAACGTGCTGCCGATTCCCAAGCACTCCACCCTGGTCAACGTGCGCTATACAAGCTTTATGGATGCCCTGCGGGATGCTAAAGCACTAATGGCGAGTGCCGCACGGCCCACGTCGATTGAAACCGTCGATGATACAGTGCTCCAGCTCGCCATGGAGGACTTTGTCTGGGATAGCGTGGCCGAGTTTTTTCCTGCCACCGGCAGCGTGCCGATTCGTGGCATTAACCTGATTGAATTCAACGACGATGACGAGAAAGCTCTCGCCCACCGCGTACAGTTATTTACCGACTATCTAAGCCAAGACCCAACGGTAGAAAGGCTGGGCTTTACTCTGGCGGAAGGACGCGCTCAGATTCAGAAAGTCTACGGCATGCGTAAACGCTCGGTGGGCCTGCTGGGCAACGTCCAAGGTGAAAAACGGCCGATTCCATTCGTAGAAGACACCGCCGTGCCGCCAGAACATTTGGCTGACTTTATCGCCGAATTTCGTGCCGCACTGGACGCCCGCAATCTAACCTATGGCATGTTCGGCCATGTGGACGCCGGCGTACTTCACGTGCGCCCCGCCATCGACATGAAGGACCCAGAGCAGGAAAAACTGATTCGCGTAGTCTCAGACGAAGTAGCCGCCCTTACCCAAAAATATGGCGGCCTGCTGTGGGGTGAACACGGCAAGGGCGTGCGCTCAGAGTATTCGCCTAAGTTCTTTGGCGAGCTCTACCCTAGCCTTCAGCGCGTAAAAGCTGCGTTTGATCCTTACAACCAGCTTAATCCAGGCAAGATCGCGACGCCGCTGTCCTCTGCAAACGAAGGCGTAGAGGCAACTGCAACCAGCGAGCCTAGCCAGCTAATTGCCCGCGAGCGCGATCCAGAACTGCTGACGATTGATGGCGTGACGACGCGTGGCCAGCTTGACCGTACCATCGATGAGCGAGCATGGCAGGCCTATGACGCCGCGGTGTACTGCAACGGCAATGGCGCCTGCTATAACTACGACGTTGACGACCCGATGTGCCCTTCCTGGAAGGCCACTCGGGACCGTCGTCACTCGCCTAAAGGCCGCGCCAGCTTGATGCGCGAATGGCTGCGCTTACAGTCCCTGGCGGGCATTGACGTAGTCGAAGAATCACGCAAGAAAAAAGCCGAAGGCGGCTGGGGCTTTATTAAAAGTTTTCCGCGCCGAATGGCCAATAGCCTCAGCCGCAAACAGCATCACGACTACTCCCATGACGTTTACGACGCCATGGCAGGCTGCCTGGCCTGCAAATCGTGCGCAGGACAGTGCCCGATTAAGGTCAATGTCCCTCAGTTTCGTTCGCAGTTCTTGGAGGTTTATCACGGCCGCTATCTGCGCCCGCTGCGCGACTATATCATCGGCGGCACCGAGTTCATGTTGCCCTCTCTAGCCAAAGCCGCGCCGCTGTATAACGCAGTAATCGGGCAGCGCTGGGTCGAAAAGCTAATGGGCCAACAGCTTGGCATTAGCGATTCGCCGGCGCTTTCGCCGTCAAGCGTTAAAAAGCAGCTACGGGCGTGGGGAGTGGCTGAAGCAACGCCCGCAGCGCTTGCCATCCTCACCGAGCAACAGCGCGCTAACAGCGTGATCATTGTTCAAGACGCCTTTACCACTCATTTTGAAGCCACACTGGTCATGGATATCGTCGAGCTACTCTCGCGGCTTGATCTGCGAGTGTTCGTGATGCCCTTCTCTGCGAACGGGAAACCCCTTCAGGTACAGGGCTTTCTGGGTGCCTTTGAGCGTACCGCGGCCAAACAGGCCAAGCGGCTGCGCACATTGGCACGCTTTGACATTCCGATGGTTGGCATTGATCCAGCGATGACCCTGACGTACCGCCAAGAGTATGTGAAAACGTTTGGGAATCAGGCAGTGCCCGACGTAATGATGCTCCAAGAGTGGCTAGTAACCCGCCTTAACACCTTGGCGCCTAGCCAGCTAACGCTCACCGACCCGGGCTTTAAGCTGCTATCTCACTGCACCGAGAAAACCAATGCGCCGGCCAGCCCCAAGGCGTGGCAGCAGGTGTTCTCGGCGTTTGGTTTGGAGCTTGAGTTGATGGCCACCGGCTGCTGTGGCATGTCCGGCACCTATGGCCATGAAACCCGTAACGTGGCGACCTCAAAGGTCATTTACGCACAGTCCTGGCAGCCGCAGGTGGAAGAAAAGCACAATGCGGGCAAGCTGTTAGCGACCGGCTACTCCTGTCGTAGCCAGGTGAAACGCTATTCCAGCCAAACCTTGCGTCACCCGCTTCAAGCGCTGCTTACGCTGTTACGCAGCGCTTAA
- the trpC gene encoding indole-3-glycerol phosphate synthase TrpC, with amino-acid sequence MTQQATPTILTRILARKDQEVAERRQAVSEQDLLALGEQQSAPRGFIKALNARIAAGDPAIIAEVKKASPSKGVIREEFHPSDIAKSYAQAGAACLSVLTDADFFQGHEDYLIAARDVCSLPVIRKDFITHGYQVSEARSIGADCILLIVAALDDSQLRDLNQQANQLGMDVLVEVHDADELARALALDLTLVGINNRNLHTFETSLNTTLDLLSRIPEHVTVITESGIHTRDDVKLMRDHSVNGFLVGEAFMREGDPGLALKKLFF; translated from the coding sequence ATGACTCAACAGGCAACGCCGACTATTTTAACGCGCATTCTGGCCCGTAAAGACCAAGAGGTGGCTGAGCGCCGTCAAGCGGTTTCAGAGCAGGATCTATTGGCGCTAGGTGAGCAGCAAAGCGCGCCACGCGGCTTTATTAAAGCCCTCAATGCACGCATTGCGGCAGGTGACCCGGCCATTATCGCAGAGGTAAAAAAAGCCTCGCCCTCCAAAGGCGTGATTCGTGAAGAGTTTCATCCTTCGGATATCGCTAAAAGCTATGCGCAAGCGGGGGCTGCCTGTCTTTCCGTACTCACCGATGCTGATTTTTTCCAGGGTCATGAGGACTATCTGATTGCCGCTCGTGATGTCTGTTCACTGCCGGTGATTCGCAAAGACTTTATTACTCACGGCTATCAGGTGTCAGAAGCTCGCTCGATTGGTGCGGACTGCATTTTGCTGATTGTGGCTGCGTTAGATGATAGCCAGCTACGCGATCTGAATCAGCAGGCTAACCAGCTAGGCATGGATGTGCTGGTAGAAGTGCACGATGCCGATGAGCTGGCGCGCGCCCTGGCACTCGACCTGACGCTTGTCGGCATCAATAATCGCAATCTGCATACGTTTGAAACGAGCCTGAATACCACGCTTGATCTGCTGTCGCGGATTCCTGAACATGTCACGGTGATCACCGAGTCGGGTATTCATACCCGCGATGACGTTAAGCTAATGCGTGATCATAGCGTTAACGGTTTCTTAGTGGGTGAGGCCTTTATGCGTGAAGGCGATCCAGGCCTGGCGCTGAAGAAGCTGTTTTTCTAA
- the trpD gene encoding anthranilate phosphoribosyltransferase: MQMRDAINAVMRRENLSFDTMHALMRQIMTGDASDAQIGALLMGLAMKGESALEISAAAQVMRELMKRVELNVENVVDIVGTGGDGANLFNVSTAASFVAAAAGAHVAKHGNRSVSSSSGSADLFDVAGIYLDLKPQQVARCIEQVGVGFMFAPNHHPAMRYAIGPRREMGVRTLFNILGPLTNPAGAPNQVLGVYAPELVPLMAEVLKTLGSRHVMVVHSEDGLDEISLASPTLIAELKNGEITQYTVTPEELGIERQSLATLKANNAEDSLRLVKAALAGDGAAADMVALNAGAALYCSGVADTLKEGVLVAQDAQASKLPLEKLKELSHFTSVFKP; this comes from the coding sequence ATGCAAATGCGAGATGCGATTAATGCGGTCATGCGCCGCGAAAACCTCTCTTTCGACACCATGCATGCTTTGATGCGCCAAATCATGACCGGCGATGCGAGCGATGCGCAAATCGGCGCCTTGCTGATGGGGTTAGCCATGAAAGGCGAAAGCGCGTTAGAGATTAGCGCCGCTGCCCAGGTAATGCGCGAGCTAATGAAGCGCGTCGAGCTAAACGTTGAAAACGTGGTGGATATCGTGGGTACTGGCGGCGACGGTGCCAATTTGTTTAACGTTTCTACCGCTGCGAGCTTTGTCGCGGCGGCGGCGGGTGCCCATGTGGCCAAACACGGTAACCGCAGCGTTTCATCATCGTCTGGCAGTGCTGATCTGTTCGACGTGGCGGGCATTTATCTTGACCTTAAGCCGCAGCAAGTAGCGCGCTGTATCGAGCAGGTGGGGGTAGGCTTTATGTTTGCACCTAACCACCATCCGGCAATGCGCTACGCTATTGGCCCTCGCCGTGAGATGGGCGTGCGTACGCTGTTTAACATTTTAGGCCCGTTAACGAACCCCGCCGGTGCGCCTAATCAGGTGCTGGGTGTTTACGCCCCGGAACTTGTGCCGCTAATGGCCGAAGTGCTTAAAACGCTGGGTAGCCGCCACGTCATGGTGGTGCACTCAGAAGACGGCTTAGATGAGATTTCGCTGGCGAGCCCCACGCTGATTGCGGAGCTCAAGAATGGCGAGATTACCCAGTATACGGTGACGCCAGAAGAGCTGGGCATTGAGCGTCAGAGCCTAGCCACGCTTAAAGCCAATAATGCAGAAGATAGCCTGCGTTTAGTGAAAGCTGCGCTGGCCGGTGACGGTGCCGCTGCGGATATGGTCGCGCTGAATGCCGGTGCCGCGCTTTATTGTTCTGGGGTGGCGGACACGTTAAAAGAAGGCGTACTGGTGGCCCAGGATGCGCAAGCGTCCAAGCTGCCGCTTGAAAAGCTTAAAGAGCTTTCGCACTTTACTAGCGTTTTTAAGCCGTAG
- a CDS encoding anthranilate synthase component II encodes MAKGQSVQKVLMIDNYDSFTFNIVQYLGELGAEVITHRNDEISIEQIEALAPTHLVVSPGPCTPNEAGISMAVIEHFAGKLPILGVCLGHQAIGQVYGGKVVRAPQVMHGKTSDVWHDNQGVFEGLENPVQVTRYHSLVVDKASLPACLEVTAWTGDDDVTPGLVMGLRHRELDIEGVQFHPESILTRQGHELLANFLKRG; translated from the coding sequence ATGGCGAAAGGACAGTCAGTGCAAAAAGTCTTAATGATCGATAATTACGATAGCTTCACGTTTAACATCGTGCAGTATTTGGGTGAGCTGGGTGCTGAAGTAATCACTCATCGTAATGACGAAATCAGCATTGAGCAGATTGAAGCGCTGGCGCCTACGCACCTAGTGGTGTCGCCAGGCCCTTGTACGCCCAATGAAGCGGGTATTTCAATGGCGGTGATTGAACACTTTGCCGGCAAGCTGCCTATTTTAGGCGTTTGCCTGGGACATCAGGCGATTGGCCAAGTCTATGGCGGTAAAGTGGTTCGCGCTCCGCAGGTTATGCACGGCAAAACGTCAGACGTATGGCACGATAATCAAGGCGTTTTTGAAGGGCTGGAGAACCCCGTGCAAGTGACTCGCTATCATTCTCTGGTGGTCGATAAGGCGAGCCTGCCCGCTTGTTTAGAAGTGACTGCCTGGACAGGCGATGATGATGTCACGCCTGGTTTAGTCATGGGGTTACGCCATCGCGAGCTGGATATTGAAGGGGTACAGTTTCATCCCGAGTCGATTCTTACCCGCCAAGGTCATGAGCTATTGGCCAACTTTTTAAAACGCGGCTGA
- a CDS encoding metal ABC transporter substrate-binding protein — translation MLKRVIWMSTLLCVAVLSTAPAYANPTLRVIASFSVMQDLVKRVAGDAVSVNVIVPAEEDVHRWELTPPNVLALEETDIVFYNGLGLEPWMHHVEAMSGDRLTLVEVAAQADFAPMTVSTGLHKGEPDPHMWMDPQGAAAYIDVIAEVLAEHLPEQADAFYARAEEAQKALAIIDQAVKERLDGIPQTNRTLVTSEAGFGYFARAYAFQALGIWGVNHETQGSALAMAKMSERLAEKRPLALFYESTTPPIHMDALSRETSLPLAGPLYVDALSNADGPAANYSAMLRHNAEVLHTALGGATAE, via the coding sequence ATGTTAAAGCGGGTTATCTGGATGAGTACGCTCTTGTGCGTCGCGGTGCTGAGCACGGCGCCAGCCTATGCCAACCCCACACTACGCGTTATTGCCTCGTTTTCAGTTATGCAAGACCTGGTAAAGCGAGTCGCCGGTGATGCGGTTAGCGTCAACGTGATTGTACCTGCAGAAGAAGATGTTCATCGCTGGGAGCTAACGCCGCCCAACGTACTCGCTCTGGAAGAAACCGATATCGTGTTTTACAACGGACTGGGGTTAGAGCCCTGGATGCACCATGTTGAGGCGATGTCAGGTGACCGGCTGACGTTGGTAGAAGTAGCCGCTCAAGCAGATTTCGCGCCGATGACGGTCTCTACCGGGCTACATAAAGGCGAGCCAGACCCGCATATGTGGATGGATCCCCAAGGCGCCGCCGCCTACATTGATGTCATTGCTGAAGTTCTAGCCGAACATCTGCCCGAACAGGCCGATGCATTTTATGCGCGCGCTGAAGAGGCGCAGAAAGCGCTCGCAATCATTGATCAGGCGGTGAAAGAGCGTCTTGACGGGATTCCGCAAACTAATCGCACGCTGGTGACTAGTGAGGCGGGCTTTGGCTACTTTGCGCGCGCCTACGCCTTCCAGGCGCTTGGAATTTGGGGAGTGAATCATGAGACTCAAGGCAGCGCGCTGGCGATGGCTAAGATGAGCGAACGTCTTGCCGAAAAACGTCCATTGGCGCTGTTCTACGAGAGCACCACCCCGCCGATACACATGGATGCCTTGTCACGTGAGACATCGCTACCGCTGGCAGGCCCCTTATATGTCGATGCACTAAGCAATGCCGATGGCCCGGCGGCTAACTACTCAGCCATGTTGCGCCACAATGCGGAAGTGCTGCATACCGCGCTAGGAGGCGCAACGGCCGAGTAA
- the trpE gene encoding anthranilate synthase component I has protein sequence MTPERFQALSQAGYNRIPVSRDVLADLDTPLSTYLKLANTPWTFLFESVQGGEKWGRYSMIGLPSHERIEVRGFTVHHINEGETVGVAEVEDPLAWIETFQSRFKVPKLDDQPRFDGGLVGYFGYDTIRYIEPRLRGGADKPDPLKVPDILLMVCNDFVVFDNLSGRLTIWTHVDPAKPDALERAQTHLKHVETRLREAHISPNNAGSDRQPVQESDFNSGFTEDGFKAAVDKIKEYVLAGDIMQCVPSQRMSIPYQASPLDLYRALRSLNPSPYMFFFNLGDHHVVGSSPEILTRMEDGEVTVRPIAGTRKRGKTEEEDDALEAELLADPKELAEHLMLIDLGRNDVGRICKTGSVEVTDQMVVERYSHVMHIVSNVTGQLKPGLTAMDALRATFPAGTVSGAPKIRALEIIDEVEPVKRGIYSGAVGYLSWHGNMDTAIAIRTAVIKDGQLHVQAGAGIVADSVPEMEWQETLNKGRAIFRAVAMAERGLDNL, from the coding sequence ATGACCCCAGAACGTTTTCAAGCGCTTAGCCAGGCAGGCTACAACCGAATCCCTGTTTCGCGTGATGTGCTGGCAGATTTAGATACGCCGCTCTCCACTTATTTAAAGCTCGCCAATACACCCTGGACGTTCTTATTTGAGTCCGTGCAAGGCGGTGAAAAGTGGGGTCGTTATTCCATGATTGGGCTGCCTAGCCATGAGCGCATTGAAGTGCGTGGCTTTACGGTGCACCACATCAACGAGGGTGAAACCGTTGGCGTCGCCGAAGTGGAAGATCCCCTCGCGTGGATTGAAACATTCCAGAGCCGTTTTAAAGTGCCCAAATTAGATGATCAGCCGCGTTTTGACGGCGGGCTAGTCGGCTACTTTGGCTACGACACAATTCGCTATATTGAGCCGCGTCTGCGCGGCGGCGCAGATAAGCCTGACCCGCTAAAAGTGCCTGATATTCTGCTCATGGTGTGCAATGACTTTGTGGTATTCGACAATCTTTCTGGACGTCTTACCATCTGGACCCACGTTGATCCTGCCAAGCCAGATGCCCTAGAGCGTGCTCAAACGCATTTGAAACATGTTGAGACCCGCCTGCGCGAAGCGCACATCAGCCCTAATAATGCCGGCAGCGACCGACAGCCCGTGCAGGAGAGTGACTTTAACTCTGGTTTTACCGAAGACGGCTTTAAGGCCGCCGTTGATAAAATTAAAGAGTACGTATTGGCGGGGGACATCATGCAGTGCGTACCTTCCCAGCGTATGTCGATTCCTTATCAGGCGTCGCCGTTAGACCTGTACCGCGCATTGCGCAGCCTAAATCCATCGCCCTACATGTTTTTCTTTAACTTGGGTGACCATCACGTGGTGGGCTCGTCACCGGAAATCTTAACCCGGATGGAAGACGGTGAGGTGACCGTACGGCCGATTGCCGGTACCCGCAAGCGCGGCAAAACCGAGGAAGAGGACGACGCCTTAGAAGCAGAGCTGCTGGCGGACCCTAAAGAGCTCGCGGAACATCTCATGCTGATCGACCTAGGGCGCAATGACGTCGGCAGAATTTGTAAAACCGGCAGTGTTGAAGTCACTGATCAGATGGTCGTTGAGCGTTATTCGCATGTGATGCATATCGTTTCCAACGTGACCGGACAGCTAAAGCCGGGCCTGACGGCGATGGACGCGCTGCGCGCCACTTTCCCCGCAGGAACGGTTTCCGGGGCGCCTAAAATTCGCGCGTTAGAAATAATTGATGAGGTTGAGCCGGTTAAGCGGGGTATTTATTCTGGGGCGGTGGGGTATTTATCTTGGCATGGCAATATGGACACTGCGATTGCCATTCGTACCGCGGTGATTAAAGACGGCCAGCTGCATGTTCAGGCCGGAGCAGGCATTGTGGCTGACTCGGTTCCCGAAATGGAATGGCAGGAGACGCTTAATAAGGGGCGCGCGATTTTCCGCGCAGTGGCCATGGCTGAACGTGGGTTAGACAACCTTTAA
- a CDS encoding phosphoglycolate phosphatase, protein MKVHSIRHSTLHSVLQDKRLIAFDLDGTLIDSVPDLAIAVMRTLRDLGLREPSEDEVRNWVGNGASVLVQRALAWAGEEATESALQERAYEAFIKHYGAAPNALTTLYPGVIQTLQALHQHGMTLVLITNKPERFIEPLLNHFKLIDYFTLWIGGDSLAEKKPHPLPLLSAADKCQISPSECVMVGDSRHDVAAGKAAGFTTIALPYGYNHGEPIEHSHPDLVVSSLTELLMTAPHATRTAS, encoded by the coding sequence ATCAAGGTGCATTCAATACGACACTCGACATTACATTCAGTGCTACAGGACAAACGACTGATTGCGTTCGATCTGGATGGCACGTTGATTGATTCCGTGCCAGATCTTGCGATCGCCGTCATGCGGACCTTGCGTGATTTAGGGCTGCGCGAGCCGAGTGAAGACGAGGTGCGCAACTGGGTGGGTAACGGGGCATCTGTATTAGTGCAGCGAGCCTTGGCTTGGGCGGGGGAAGAGGCGACAGAGTCAGCGCTTCAAGAGCGCGCGTATGAGGCTTTTATAAAACATTATGGCGCCGCGCCCAATGCTCTCACGACGCTCTATCCGGGGGTTATCCAAACGCTTCAGGCGCTGCATCAGCACGGCATGACACTGGTATTAATCACTAATAAGCCTGAGCGTTTTATTGAGCCGCTGCTTAACCACTTCAAGTTAATCGATTATTTCACGCTTTGGATTGGCGGTGATTCGCTGGCTGAAAAGAAACCCCACCCGTTGCCGCTGCTGAGCGCCGCTGATAAGTGTCAAATATCCCCTTCTGAGTGCGTCATGGTCGGCGACTCGCGCCATGATGTGGCTGCGGGTAAAGCGGCGGGCTTTACGACGATCGCGCTGCCCTATGGTTATAATCACGGCGAGCCGATTGAGCACAGTCACCCCGACCTGGTAGTCAGTTCGTTAACCGAATTGCTGATGACCGCACCCCATGCGACAAGGACCGCTTCATGA
- a CDS encoding NAD(P)/FAD-dependent oxidoreductase, with protein MTTPTIVIVGGGAGGLALATRLGRTLGKRKRAEIVLLDRDTTHVWKPLLHELATGVLNSSMDEVDYRGHSSAHFYRFQRGSLTGINREKQLLQLASIHDEDGVEVLPARELSYDYLVMALGSISNDFGTPGVAEHCHFIDSPQQAKAFQRDMINTFLRYTDPTLRQHTQLTIGIVGGGATGVELAAELFDASRMLNAYGVTSLDHQTISVHLLEAAPRLLPGLSERISQTVKTELESMGVTVHTNTAIKEAQAHQLVTNDGEVIETDINVWAAGIKAPPFLAELGLTTNNKNQINVATTLQSVDDERIFALGDCASCPMGESGTVPPRAQAAHQQATLLAKNLVNHLAGKPLADFRYRDHGSLVSLARYDAVGNLMRSSASKGLFLEGWLARQAYASLYRMHQLSIHGAPKTGLSWLVDKLNRYLKPRMKLH; from the coding sequence ATGACCACTCCCACCATTGTGATTGTCGGCGGCGGCGCGGGCGGTTTAGCCCTTGCAACACGTTTAGGCCGTACCTTAGGTAAGCGCAAACGAGCAGAAATCGTGCTGCTTGATCGTGACACCACCCATGTTTGGAAACCGCTGCTCCATGAATTAGCGACCGGCGTGCTTAATTCCAGCATGGATGAGGTGGATTATCGCGGGCACTCGTCGGCCCATTTCTACCGCTTTCAGCGTGGCTCACTAACGGGCATCAATCGTGAAAAGCAATTGTTGCAGTTAGCATCGATTCACGATGAGGACGGCGTCGAAGTACTCCCCGCCAGGGAGCTTTCGTATGACTATTTAGTAATGGCGCTAGGCAGCATTTCCAACGACTTCGGCACCCCTGGCGTTGCTGAGCATTGCCACTTTATCGATTCGCCACAGCAGGCCAAAGCCTTCCAACGCGACATGATCAATACCTTTTTGCGCTACACCGATCCGACTCTGCGCCAGCATACACAGCTGACCATCGGCATCGTCGGCGGTGGCGCAACCGGGGTAGAGCTGGCGGCAGAGCTGTTTGATGCCTCACGCATGCTGAATGCCTACGGCGTGACGTCATTAGATCATCAGACAATTAGCGTTCACTTATTGGAAGCAGCGCCGCGTTTGCTACCAGGCCTTTCTGAGCGAATCAGCCAGACGGTTAAAACTGAGCTTGAAAGCATGGGCGTGACCGTCCACACCAACACCGCCATTAAAGAAGCCCAGGCGCATCAGCTGGTAACCAATGACGGAGAAGTGATCGAAACGGATATCAATGTGTGGGCAGCCGGCATTAAAGCACCGCCATTTCTGGCGGAACTCGGGCTGACGACCAACAATAAAAACCAAATCAACGTAGCCACCACGTTACAAAGCGTCGACGACGAGAGAATCTTTGCCCTCGGCGACTGCGCGAGCTGCCCGATGGGTGAAAGCGGTACGGTGCCACCTCGTGCACAGGCGGCCCACCAGCAGGCAACGCTACTTGCCAAAAATTTGGTCAATCATTTAGCCGGCAAGCCGCTTGCTGACTTCCGCTACCGTGACCATGGCTCGCTGGTATCGCTTGCGCGCTACGACGCGGTGGGCAATTTAATGCGCAGCTCGGCCTCCAAAGGGCTATTTTTAGAAGGCTGGCTGGCTCGCCAGGCTTACGCCTCGCTGTACCGCATGCACCAGCTTTCTATTCACGGGGCGCCGAAAACAGGGCTGTCTTGGCTAGTAGACAAACTCAATCGCTATTTAAAACCGCGTATGAAGCTGCACTAA
- the rpe gene encoding ribulose-phosphate 3-epimerase — translation MTAEQDFLIAPSILSANFARLGEEVDNVLAAGADVVHFDVMDNHYVPNLTIGPMVCKALRKHGVTAPIDVHLMVKPVDRMINDFIDAGASYITFHPEASEHVDRSLQLIRDGGCKAGLVFNPATPLSYLDYVMDKVDMVLLMSVNPGFGGQSFIPGTLDKLREARARIDASPYAIRLEIDGGVKVDNIADIAAAGADTFVAGSAIFSAHQASDPHGYDTVIKQLRAALAKA, via the coding sequence ATGACCGCTGAGCAGGATTTTTTAATTGCCCCTTCTATTTTATCGGCTAATTTTGCCCGGCTGGGTGAGGAAGTAGATAACGTGCTGGCTGCTGGTGCGGATGTAGTTCACTTTGACGTGATGGACAATCATTACGTGCCCAATCTGACCATTGGACCCATGGTGTGCAAAGCGCTACGCAAGCACGGCGTGACGGCGCCTATTGATGTGCATTTAATGGTCAAGCCGGTCGATCGTATGATTAATGATTTTATCGACGCGGGGGCAAGCTACATTACGTTTCATCCGGAAGCTTCTGAGCACGTGGATCGCTCGCTGCAGCTTATTCGCGACGGTGGATGTAAAGCGGGACTGGTATTTAATCCGGCCACGCCGCTTTCCTACCTCGACTACGTGATGGATAAAGTCGATATGGTGCTGTTAATGAGCGTCAATCCAGGCTTTGGTGGCCAGTCCTTTATTCCTGGCACGCTGGACAAGCTGCGCGAAGCCCGCGCGCGCATCGATGCCTCTCCTTATGCTATTCGCCTGGAGATCGATGGCGGCGTGAAGGTAGACAATATCGCCGATATTGCCGCCGCGGGTGCCGATACCTTTGTGGCTGGGTCAGCTATCTTCAGCGCTCACCAGGCCAGCGATCCGCACGGCTACGATACGGTCATCAAGCAGCTGCGCGCAGCGCTGGCAAAGGCGTAA